One region of Ahniella affigens genomic DNA includes:
- a CDS encoding DUF3011 domain-containing protein produces MKVVGLLVGVVSAVLVAYAPKSQAYHDNGGYIVRCESIDYRDNYCPIDTGGGVYVERNLGRTACIEGDNWGYDRNGIWVSEGCRADFAVPQGYSNGRGWQYGPGRGQPYRDQGDRRYGRGQRVICESYKGRYNYCGVGSVRNAELVYQMSNSSCVYRQSWGFDRGGVWVSRGCRAEFLVY; encoded by the coding sequence ATGAAAGTTGTCGGTCTGCTGGTTGGTGTGGTGTCCGCGGTGTTGGTTGCCTATGCGCCTAAGAGCCAGGCCTATCATGACAATGGCGGCTACATTGTCCGCTGTGAGTCGATCGATTACCGCGACAATTACTGCCCGATTGATACCGGTGGCGGTGTCTATGTCGAGCGCAACCTGGGTCGCACCGCGTGCATCGAGGGCGACAACTGGGGCTACGACCGCAACGGTATCTGGGTTTCTGAAGGCTGCCGTGCCGACTTCGCCGTTCCGCAGGGTTATAGCAACGGCCGCGGCTGGCAATATGGACCGGGTCGTGGCCAACCGTATCGCGACCAAGGCGATCGCCGCTATGGCCGCGGTCAGCGGGTGATCTGTGAGTCTTACAAAGGTCGCTACAACTACTGTGGCGTCGGCAGTGTGCGAAACGCCGAACTCGTCTACCAGATGAGCAACAGCTCCTGCGTCTACCGGCAGTCCTGGGGTTTTGATCGCGGTGGGGTCTGGGTCAGTCGCGGTTGCCGCGCTGAATTCCTGGTGTACTGA
- the tnpA gene encoding IS200/IS605 family transposase, with amino-acid sequence MPQSLSNILVHLIWSTKDRQPWLAPGIRERTHAFLAGSARQLDCEAYRVGGVADHVHLAVRLSRTLSVADLVKELKTASSKWLKEPDSAFADFYWQQGYGAFSVSMSQKDALLQYIDTQEEHHRTRSFQDEYRDFLQKYGITYDERYVWD; translated from the coding sequence ATGCCTCAATCTCTGTCCAACATTCTCGTTCACTTGATCTGGAGCACGAAAGACCGTCAGCCTTGGCTGGCGCCCGGCATTCGTGAGCGCACGCATGCGTTTCTTGCCGGGTCGGCGCGGCAATTAGATTGCGAGGCCTATCGCGTTGGCGGGGTGGCGGATCATGTGCATCTGGCGGTGCGCCTGTCGCGCACTTTGTCGGTGGCGGACTTGGTGAAAGAGCTCAAGACGGCCTCCAGCAAATGGCTGAAGGAACCGGACTCGGCCTTTGCAGACTTTTACTGGCAGCAAGGCTATGGAGCCTTCTCCGTGAGCATGAGTCAGAAGGACGCACTGCTCCAGTACATCGACACCCAGGAAGAACACCACCGCACTCGATCGTTTCAAGATGAGTACCGAGACTTCCTTCAGAAGTACGGAATCACGTATGACGAACGCTATGTCTGGGACTAA
- a CDS encoding macro domain-containing protein, translating into MALAQIVDGDLLTQPVDVIVNAWNRNIIPWWLLIPQGVSGAIKKQAGYQPFIELGRKGPMPLGSAVATGAGRLPYRAIIHVAGINMLWRASAQSIQDSVRHSMAQVYTNGYESVAFPIIGAGSGGFPESSALALMQEALAPIETSARVIFVRFRPGIARR; encoded by the coding sequence ATGGCCCTAGCTCAGATTGTCGACGGCGACCTGCTGACGCAGCCCGTCGACGTCATCGTCAATGCCTGGAACCGGAACATCATTCCCTGGTGGTTGCTGATTCCACAGGGTGTATCCGGCGCCATCAAGAAACAAGCCGGCTATCAGCCGTTTATTGAACTCGGGCGTAAGGGCCCAATGCCGCTGGGCTCGGCCGTCGCAACTGGTGCAGGGCGACTGCCATACCGTGCCATCATTCACGTCGCTGGTATCAACATGCTCTGGCGCGCGTCGGCGCAATCGATCCAAGACTCCGTTCGGCACAGCATGGCGCAGGTCTATACCAACGGCTATGAATCGGTCGCGTTTCCCATTATCGGCGCCGGTAGTGGTGGCTTTCCTGAGTCTTCCGCGCTCGCGCTGATGCAAGAAGCGCTGGCACCCATCGAAACGTCCGCGCGCGTGATCTTTGTTCGTTTCCGACCTGGAATCGCGCGGCGCTGA